One stretch of Sylvia atricapilla isolate bSylAtr1 chromosome 4, bSylAtr1.pri, whole genome shotgun sequence DNA includes these proteins:
- the LOC136360734 gene encoding interleukin-8-like, translating to MIKTVAVVLMLLLISALGTQGEAVPRSAIELRCQCISTHSKFIHPKFIQNVNLTPSGPHCKNVEVIATLRDGREVCLEPTAPWVKLIIKAILDKANTKPKTVS from the exons ATGATCAAGACTGTGGCTGTTGTCCTGATGCTGCTCCTGATCTCAGCACTTGGAACACAAG gtgaGGCAGTGCCACGATCAGCCATTGAACTCCGGTGCCAGTGTATAAGCACCCATTCCAAGTTCATCCATCCCAAGTTCATCCAAAACGTGAACCTCACCCCCAGTGGACCTCACTGCAAGAATGTTGAAGTCAT AGCTACCCTGAGAGATGGCAGAGAAGTGTGCCTGGAGCCCACTGCTCCCTGGGTGAAGCTGATAATCAAGGCAATTCTGGACAA gGCCAACACCAAACCCAAGACAGTGTCctaa